In Streptomyces capitiformicae, one genomic interval encodes:
- a CDS encoding LmeA family phospholipid-binding protein, producing MRALRILVIVAVILGGLFAIADRVAVGFAEDEAAAQLKSSEGLAATPDVSIKGFPFLTQVASGELDDVEVGIADYEAPTGNADESIRIADLKANMRGVAFSTDYRSATAASATGTATIAYDELLKAAKSEPTDVAPGTTARVVGLSDGGNGKIKVAIEADIPVLGKQTFSVLSTVSVKDDTVEVRADSLPGLGGADLAENAVRSITDFQQAIDDLPGGIKLDKVEAASDGVEITVKGSNISLVG from the coding sequence ATGCGCGCACTGCGAATACTTGTCATCGTCGCCGTGATCCTGGGCGGCCTCTTCGCGATCGCGGACCGTGTCGCCGTCGGCTTCGCCGAGGACGAGGCGGCGGCGCAGCTGAAGAGCAGCGAGGGCCTGGCCGCCACGCCGGACGTGTCGATCAAGGGCTTCCCCTTCCTCACCCAGGTCGCGAGCGGCGAACTGGACGACGTCGAGGTCGGCATCGCGGACTACGAGGCCCCCACGGGCAACGCCGACGAAAGCATCCGTATCGCCGACCTGAAGGCGAACATGCGCGGCGTCGCGTTCTCCACCGACTACCGCTCCGCCACCGCCGCCAGCGCCACCGGCACCGCGACCATCGCGTACGACGAACTCCTCAAGGCCGCCAAGTCCGAGCCCACGGACGTCGCCCCCGGTACCACCGCCCGCGTCGTGGGCCTCTCCGACGGCGGCAACGGCAAGATCAAGGTCGCGATCGAGGCCGATATCCCGGTCCTCGGCAAGCAGACCTTCTCCGTACTCAGCACGGTGAGCGTCAAGGACGACACCGTCGAGGTGCGCGCCGACTCCCTGCCCGGCCTCGGCGGCGCCGACCTCGCCGAGAACGCCGTCCGCTCGATCACCGACTTCCAGCAGGCCATCGACGACCTCCCCGGCGGCATCAAGCTCGACAAGGTCGAGGCGGCGTCGGACGGCGTGGAGATCACGGTGAAGGGTTCGAACATCTCGCTGGTCGGGTAG
- a CDS encoding FABP family protein, whose amino-acid sequence MIEIPSDLHKDLVPLAFLLGSWAGAGVHDFPGAEKCNFGQEVTFSHDGRDFLEYRSHTWVLDKDGNKRRPLETESGFWRVDADRKVEIVMTRDDGVVEVWYGELAKQKPQIDLVTDAVARTAASGPYSGGKRLYGYVNSDLMWVGEKATPEVELRPYMSAHLKKVVTPEDVERWAKALPDDMPDDGIAFFK is encoded by the coding sequence ATGATCGAGATCCCGTCCGACCTGCACAAGGACCTCGTCCCCCTCGCCTTCCTGCTCGGCAGCTGGGCGGGCGCGGGTGTCCACGACTTCCCCGGCGCCGAGAAGTGCAACTTCGGCCAGGAGGTCACCTTCTCCCACGACGGCCGGGACTTCCTGGAGTACCGCTCCCACACCTGGGTGCTGGACAAGGACGGCAACAAGCGTCGCCCGCTGGAGACCGAGTCCGGCTTCTGGCGAGTCGACGCCGACCGCAAGGTCGAGATCGTCATGACCCGTGACGACGGCGTCGTCGAGGTCTGGTACGGCGAGCTGGCCAAGCAGAAGCCGCAGATCGACCTGGTCACCGACGCCGTCGCGCGTACGGCGGCCTCCGGGCCCTACAGCGGTGGCAAGCGGCTGTACGGCTATGTGAACAGCGACCTGATGTGGGTCGGCGAGAAGGCCACGCCCGAGGTCGAGCTGCGCCCCTACATGTCCGCCCACCTGAAGAAGGTCGTCACCCCCGAGGACGTCGAGCGCTGGGCCAAGGCCCTCCCCGACGACATGCCGGACGACGGCATCGCCTTCTTCAAGTAG
- the dtd gene encoding D-aminoacyl-tRNA deacylase: MRAVVQRVDGASVVVNGETVGAIEGEGLCVLVGVTHDDTKEKAAQLARKLWSVRMLHDEKSCSDIDAPLLVISQFTLYGDARKGRRPTWNAAAPGDVAEPLVDEVVAQLRSLGATVATGRFGAQMRVSLTNDGPFTVLLEA, translated from the coding sequence ATGCGTGCGGTGGTGCAGAGGGTCGACGGTGCGAGCGTCGTCGTGAACGGTGAGACGGTCGGGGCGATCGAGGGCGAGGGCCTGTGCGTCCTCGTCGGGGTGACCCACGACGACACCAAGGAGAAGGCGGCGCAGCTCGCCCGCAAGCTGTGGTCCGTGCGAATGCTGCACGACGAGAAGTCATGCAGCGACATCGACGCGCCCCTGCTCGTGATCAGCCAGTTCACGCTGTACGGCGACGCACGCAAGGGCCGCCGGCCCACCTGGAACGCGGCGGCCCCGGGCGACGTGGCCGAACCGCTGGTCGACGAGGTCGTCGCCCAGCTGCGATCCCTGGGGGCAACGGTCGCCACCGGCCGCTTCGGCGCCCAGATGCGGGTGTCCCTGACGAACGACGGCCCGTTCACAGTGCTGCTGGAGGCATAG
- a CDS encoding MoaD/ThiS family protein, which translates to MPKGTVRYWAAAKSAAGVAEEPYDATTLAEALAEARERHPGELARVLLRCSFLVDGDPVGTREHETVRLAEGGTVEVLPPFAGG; encoded by the coding sequence ATGCCAAAGGGCACCGTCCGCTACTGGGCCGCCGCCAAGTCCGCCGCCGGCGTCGCCGAGGAGCCCTACGACGCGACCACGCTCGCCGAGGCCCTCGCCGAGGCCCGCGAGCGCCACCCCGGCGAGCTCGCCCGCGTACTGCTGCGATGCTCGTTCCTCGTCGACGGTGACCCGGTGGGCACCCGTGAACATGAGACGGTACGTCTGGCCGAGGGCGGCACGGTCGAGGTGCTCCCGCCGTTCGCAGGAGGGTGA
- a CDS encoding DsrE family protein, whose protein sequence is MAKKLVIKVTAGADAPERCSQAFTVAAVAVASGVDVSVWLTGESAWFALPGRAAEFELPHAAPLPDLIDSILAGGRLTLCTQCAARRDITEEDVLKGVRIAGAQVFVQESLADDTQALVY, encoded by the coding sequence ATGGCGAAGAAGCTCGTGATCAAGGTGACGGCGGGGGCCGACGCTCCCGAACGCTGCTCCCAGGCCTTCACGGTGGCCGCGGTCGCCGTGGCCAGCGGTGTCGACGTCTCCGTCTGGCTGACCGGCGAGTCCGCGTGGTTCGCGCTGCCGGGCCGGGCCGCCGAGTTCGAGCTCCCGCACGCGGCACCGCTCCCCGACCTGATCGACTCGATCCTGGCCGGCGGCCGCCTCACCCTGTGCACCCAGTGCGCCGCCCGCCGCGACATCACCGAGGAGGACGTCCTCAAGGGCGTACGAATCGCCGGGGCCCAGGTCTTCGTCCAGGAGTCCCTGGCGGACGACACCCAGGCCCTCGTCTACTGA
- a CDS encoding sulfurtransferase, whose amino-acid sequence MSRSDVLVDADWVEANLDNPNIAIVEVDEDTTAYEKNHIKNAIRIDWTKDLQDPVRRDFVDQAGFEKLLSEKGIANDTLVILYGGNNNWFASYAYWYFKLYGHENVKLLDGGRKKWELDARELVDEVPVRPTTEYKAKPQNTAIRAFRDDVVAAIGSQNLVDVRSPDEFSGKLLAPAHLPQEQSQRPGHVPSARNIPWSKNANDDGTFKSDDELKELYAEEQVDLAKDTIAYCRIGERSALTWFVLHELLGVENVKNYDGSWTEYGSLVGVPIELGANK is encoded by the coding sequence ATGAGCCGCAGCGACGTCCTCGTCGACGCCGACTGGGTCGAGGCCAACCTCGACAACCCGAACATCGCGATCGTCGAGGTCGACGAGGACACGACCGCTTACGAGAAGAACCACATCAAGAACGCGATCCGGATCGACTGGACGAAGGACCTCCAGGACCCGGTGCGCCGTGACTTCGTCGACCAGGCCGGCTTCGAGAAGCTCCTGTCGGAGAAGGGCATCGCCAACGACACCCTCGTGATCCTCTACGGCGGCAACAACAACTGGTTCGCGTCGTACGCCTACTGGTACTTCAAGCTGTACGGCCACGAGAACGTCAAGCTCCTCGACGGCGGCCGCAAGAAGTGGGAGCTGGACGCCCGCGAGCTGGTCGACGAGGTGCCGGTGCGCCCCACGACCGAGTACAAGGCGAAGCCGCAGAACACCGCGATCCGCGCCTTCCGCGACGACGTGGTCGCCGCGATCGGCTCGCAGAACCTGGTCGACGTCCGCTCGCCCGACGAGTTCTCCGGCAAGCTGCTCGCCCCGGCCCACCTGCCGCAGGAGCAGTCGCAGCGTCCGGGCCACGTCCCGAGCGCCCGCAACATCCCGTGGTCGAAGAACGCCAACGACGACGGCACCTTCAAGTCGGACGACGAGCTCAAGGAGCTCTACGCCGAGGAGCAGGTGGACCTGGCGAAGGACACCATCGCCTACTGCCGTATCGGTGAGCGCTCCGCGCTGACCTGGTTCGTCCTGCACGAGCTGCTCGGCGTGGAGAACGTCAAGAACTACGACGGCTCCTGGACCGAGTACGGCTCCCTGGTCGGCGTCCCGATCGAGCTCGGCGCCAACAAGTAA
- a CDS encoding RsiG family protein: MSTSSTGQPPGTATFTRTSPGSGPAPGPGVCRPPVQRTDSGPLLPPDQPELDLSRLRLPELRGLRRDAQQDEADLSYVRRLLQGRIDILRAELARRGGAAESVEPAGGRASALVDRLSEILTDAPARQRSSARHVTVGTPHGEEYRLLAAEMLAEVELSDLAARTDDELGTGLARLVRYERQVSGRRRRLQRTADDCSAEIARRYREGEAQVDDLLT, encoded by the coding sequence ATGAGCACATCGAGTACCGGGCAGCCCCCGGGCACTGCCACGTTTACCCGCACGAGCCCGGGGTCCGGGCCCGCACCCGGACCCGGTGTCTGCCGGCCGCCGGTCCAGCGCACGGACAGCGGCCCGCTGCTGCCGCCCGACCAGCCCGAGCTCGATCTGTCCCGGCTGCGGCTGCCCGAGTTGCGCGGACTGCGCCGGGACGCCCAGCAGGACGAGGCCGACCTCAGCTATGTGCGGCGGCTGCTCCAGGGCCGTATCGACATCCTGCGGGCCGAGTTGGCGCGCAGGGGCGGGGCGGCGGAGTCGGTGGAGCCGGCGGGTGGGCGGGCGTCCGCGCTGGTCGATCGGCTCTCGGAGATCCTCACCGACGCCCCGGCCCGGCAGCGTTCGTCGGCCCGGCACGTCACCGTGGGCACCCCGCACGGGGAGGAGTACCGCCTGCTGGCCGCCGAGATGCTCGCCGAGGTCGAACTGTCCGACCTCGCCGCCCGCACCGACGACGAGCTCGGCACCGGTCTGGCCCGCCTCGTCCGCTACGAGCGGCAGGTCTCCGGCCGCCGCCGGCGACTCCAGCGCACGGCCGACGACTGCAGCGCCGAGATCGCCCGCCGGTACCGCGAGGGCGAGGCCCAGGTGGACGATCTGCTGACGTGA
- the ygfZ gene encoding CAF17-like 4Fe-4S cluster assembly/insertion protein YgfZ: MKSPLLSLPGAVPAEGVDEGVAAHYGDLFREQRALADGIGFVDLSHRGVVTVSGEDRLSWLHLLLTQHVSDLPPGQATEALVLSANGHIEHALYLVDDGSTVWAHVEPGTSTREALLAYLESMKFFYRVEVADRTDDFAVVHLPAGSIAEAPEGVVVRETPYGRDLFLPRADLESYAEQYGPAAGLLAYEALRVEHHRPRLGFETDHRTIPHELGWIGSAVHLQKGCYRGQETVARVQNLGKPPRRLVFLHLDGSEVHLPARGAEIRLADDGPEGRKIGFITTSVRHHELGPVALALVKRNVPVDARLLADTTAAAQEVVVEP, encoded by the coding sequence ATGAAGAGCCCTCTGCTGTCCCTGCCCGGCGCGGTCCCCGCGGAGGGGGTGGACGAAGGTGTCGCCGCCCACTACGGCGACCTGTTCCGCGAACAGCGTGCCCTCGCCGACGGCATCGGATTCGTCGACCTCTCCCACCGGGGTGTCGTCACCGTTTCCGGCGAGGATCGGCTCAGCTGGCTGCATCTGCTGCTCACCCAGCACGTCAGCGACCTCCCTCCCGGGCAGGCCACCGAGGCGCTGGTCCTCTCCGCCAACGGGCACATCGAGCACGCGCTGTATCTCGTCGACGACGGCTCGACGGTCTGGGCCCATGTCGAGCCGGGCACGAGCACGCGGGAGGCGTTGCTCGCGTATCTGGAGTCGATGAAGTTCTTCTACCGGGTGGAGGTCGCCGACCGGACGGACGACTTCGCGGTCGTGCATCTTCCAGCCGGTTCGATCGCCGAGGCTCCGGAAGGTGTCGTCGTGCGCGAGACGCCGTACGGCCGTGATCTGTTCCTTCCGCGTGCCGACCTGGAGTCGTACGCCGAGCAGTACGGTCCGGCCGCGGGACTCCTCGCGTACGAGGCGCTGCGTGTCGAGCACCACCGGCCCCGGCTCGGCTTCGAGACCGACCACCGGACCATCCCGCACGAACTGGGCTGGATCGGCAGCGCGGTTCATCTCCAGAAGGGCTGCTACCGGGGCCAGGAGACCGTCGCCCGGGTCCAGAACCTCGGTAAGCCTCCGCGGCGGCTCGTCTTCCTCCACCTCGACGGCAGCGAGGTCCATCTTCCGGCGCGCGGTGCGGAGATCCGGCTCGCGGACGACGGCCCGGAAGGCCGCAAGATCGGCTTCATCACGACGTCCGTACGCCACCACGAACTGGGGCCGGTCGCCCTGGCCCTGGTCAAGCGCAACGTACCGGTGGACGCACGGCTGCTGGCCGACACGACGGCGGCGGCGCAGGAAGTGGTCGTCGAGCCGTAG
- a CDS encoding GNAT family N-acetyltransferase, with amino-acid sequence MSPAQDPSVQDASVPDFAQDVDVRAITEEEIPVWLRALDVGFLRSPQSLSAQELKDRSSHIVPSRALGAFDGDRCVGTFRSFAQELTAVGGRTVPADAISNVTVTSTHRRRGILTRMMATDLTAAKERGDVVATLIAAEYPIYGRYGFGPATWSTEWTIDVPRTGLDRRWSGPADGGRIDLVDGADVRKLGPELHERLRRAQPGAVSRDERWWRINTGDLRLGSSWTDPFYAVYRSAAGEVEGIVAYESDDNWHDKQPHNTADVNWLITTTPAAERALWQYLCSIDWITKVKSGWRAPDDLLPLYLPDPRAARVTAQADWMWVRILDVVRALEARSYAATGTLVLDVVDRDGFAGGRYRLDAGPDGASSVPTREDADLVLDAADLAVLWLGDESAVRLAALGRVREQRKGAASVADALLRTSRRPWCPDIF; translated from the coding sequence ATGAGCCCCGCACAGGACCCCTCCGTACAGGACGCCTCCGTACCGGACTTCGCCCAGGACGTCGACGTACGTGCCATCACCGAGGAGGAGATTCCGGTCTGGCTCCGTGCGCTGGACGTCGGGTTCCTGCGTTCCCCGCAGTCCCTGTCCGCGCAGGAGCTCAAGGACCGCTCGTCCCACATCGTCCCGTCCCGTGCGCTGGGCGCCTTCGACGGTGATCGTTGTGTGGGGACGTTCCGTTCCTTCGCCCAGGAGTTGACCGCGGTCGGCGGCCGGACCGTCCCCGCCGACGCCATCTCGAACGTCACCGTCACCTCCACCCACCGCCGCCGGGGCATCCTCACCCGGATGATGGCCACGGACCTCACGGCCGCGAAGGAACGCGGTGACGTCGTCGCCACCCTGATCGCCGCCGAGTACCCGATCTACGGCCGCTACGGCTTCGGCCCCGCCACCTGGTCCACCGAGTGGACCATCGACGTACCCCGTACCGGCCTCGACCGGCGATGGTCCGGTCCGGCGGACGGCGGCCGTATCGACCTCGTCGACGGCGCGGACGTACGCAAACTCGGGCCCGAACTCCACGAGCGGCTCCGCCGCGCCCAGCCCGGCGCGGTCAGCCGCGACGAGCGCTGGTGGCGGATCAACACCGGTGATCTGCGCCTCGGTTCGTCATGGACCGATCCGTTCTACGCGGTGTACCGCTCGGCGGCCGGCGAGGTCGAGGGGATCGTCGCGTACGAGTCCGACGACAACTGGCACGACAAGCAGCCGCACAACACCGCCGACGTCAACTGGCTGATCACGACGACCCCGGCCGCCGAGCGCGCCCTGTGGCAGTACCTCTGCTCGATCGACTGGATCACCAAGGTCAAATCCGGCTGGCGGGCCCCCGACGATCTCCTCCCGCTCTACCTCCCCGACCCGCGTGCCGCCCGCGTCACCGCCCAGGCCGACTGGATGTGGGTGCGGATCCTGGATGTCGTACGTGCGCTGGAGGCTCGGTCGTACGCGGCGACCGGGACGCTCGTGCTCGATGTCGTCGACCGGGACGGGTTCGCCGGTGGGCGTTATCGGCTGGACGCCGGGCCCGACGGGGCGAGCTCTGTGCCGACCAGGGAGGACGCCGATCTCGTCCTGGACGCGGCGGATCTGGCGGTGCTGTGGCTGGGCGACGAGTCGGCGGTGCGGCTCGCCGCGCTCGGCCGGGTGCGGGAACAGCGGAAGGGCGCCGCCTCTGTCGCCGACGCCCTGCTGCGGACGTCCAGGCGCCCATGGTGCCCGGACATCTTCTGA
- a CDS encoding DUF1416 domain-containing protein yields the protein MCGAKAGGPDASTIKPGETTIQGQVTRDGEPVTGYVRLLDSTGEFTAEVPTSATGQFRFYAAEGTWTVRALVPGGTADRTVVVAEKGALAEVAIAV from the coding sequence ATGTGCGGTGCGAAGGCCGGCGGCCCCGACGCCTCGACGATCAAGCCCGGTGAGACCACCATCCAGGGTCAGGTGACCCGCGACGGCGAGCCGGTGACCGGCTACGTCCGTCTCCTCGACTCGACCGGCGAGTTCACCGCGGAGGTCCCCACCTCCGCGACGGGCCAGTTCCGCTTCTACGCGGCCGAGGGCACCTGGACCGTCCGCGCCCTCGTCCCCGGCGGCACTGCCGACCGTACGGTCGTCGTCGCCGAGAAGGGCGCGCTCGCCGAGGTCGCGATCGCGGTCTGA
- a CDS encoding DUF3099 domain-containing protein yields MYARRRHLYFVMMGTCLALFVLAWGVVRLWSVPVAVGMCVVAMVIPPLAAVVANRRGPDDRWWDDPSGDPKSDEWWDELDGKKRRQ; encoded by the coding sequence ATGTACGCCCGCCGGCGCCACCTCTACTTCGTCATGATGGGCACGTGCCTCGCGCTGTTCGTTCTGGCCTGGGGTGTCGTGCGCCTCTGGTCGGTGCCGGTCGCGGTGGGCATGTGCGTGGTCGCGATGGTCATCCCGCCGCTCGCCGCCGTTGTCGCCAACCGTCGGGGCCCCGACGACCGGTGGTGGGACGACCCCTCCGGCGACCCCAAGTCCGATGAGTGGTGGGACGAGCTGGACGGCAAGAAACGGCGGCAGTAG
- a CDS encoding VOC family protein: MSPTRLSLSTVVLDAHDAHELAAFYRRLLGYEVRREEPGWVLIGPPPGTEGMSLAFETEPEYVPPVWPTRRPGDQQMMLHLDIEVDDLAALETETARAVAEGARLAEYQPQDDVRVLFDPSGHPFCLWVDASQ, encoded by the coding sequence ATGTCGCCTACGCGCCTGTCCCTGTCCACCGTGGTCCTCGACGCGCACGACGCCCATGAACTCGCCGCCTTCTACCGACGCCTGCTCGGCTACGAGGTGCGCCGCGAGGAACCCGGCTGGGTGCTCATCGGCCCGCCGCCCGGCACCGAGGGCATGTCCCTCGCCTTCGAGACCGAACCCGAGTACGTGCCGCCCGTCTGGCCCACCCGCAGACCAGGTGACCAGCAGATGATGCTGCACCTCGACATCGAGGTCGACGACCTCGCCGCCCTGGAGACCGAGACCGCGCGGGCCGTGGCGGAAGGGGCGCGGCTCGCCGAGTACCAGCCCCAGGACGACGTACGGGTGCTCTTCGATCCGTCCGGGCACCCCTTCTGCCTCTGGGTGGACGCCTCTCAGTAG
- a CDS encoding Fur family transcriptional regulator — MVSTDWKSDLRQRGYRLTPQRQLVLEAVDTLEHATPDDILVEVRKTASGVNISTVYRTLELLEELGLVSHAHLGHGAPTYHLADRHHHIHLVCRDCENVIEADVAVAAEFTAKLRQTFGFDTDLKHFAIFGRCKDCTLKASTTKASTTES, encoded by the coding sequence GTGGTGAGCACCGACTGGAAGAGTGACCTCAGGCAGCGCGGGTACCGCTTGACCCCGCAGCGCCAGCTTGTCCTCGAAGCCGTGGACACCCTTGAGCACGCGACCCCCGACGACATCCTCGTGGAAGTGAGGAAGACGGCGTCGGGGGTCAACATTTCCACGGTCTACCGAACCTTGGAGCTCCTGGAGGAGCTGGGCCTGGTCAGCCACGCGCACCTGGGGCATGGGGCGCCGACGTACCACCTCGCCGACCGGCATCACCACATCCACCTGGTCTGCCGCGACTGCGAGAACGTCATCGAGGCCGATGTCGCGGTGGCCGCCGAGTTCACCGCGAAACTGCGGCAGACCTTCGGCTTCGACACCGACCTGAAGCACTTCGCGATCTTCGGGCGGTGCAAGGACTGCACGCTCAAGGCTTCAACTACCAAGGCCTCAACTACCGAGTCGTAG